The window ACCCTGAAGGGCCTCCCTGGCCTCCGCTACGCCGAGCCCCACCTGGCCCAGGTAACCCCCCCCAAGGACGACCCCGTGGAGCTCCCCAGGGGCCGGGAAAGCGGCCTCATTCCCTTGGGCAACCCCAGCGACCAAATCCTGGACGAGCTGCCCCAGTACGCTCTGGACCCACGCCACCTCGCCGCCAAGGCGGCCTGGGACAGGGGGTTTGAAGGCGAGGGGGTGGTGGTGGCCATCATTGACGACCCCGCGGACGTAACCCACCCTGACCTCGCCCCCAACTGGGCGGGGAAGGCCTATGACCCGGTCACCGACACCACCTACACCAGCGCCAGCGGCTGGCTGAACTTTATCCAGGGCCTCAACGCCCCCGCCGACCTCTACCACGGCACCTACGTGGCCTCCACGGTGAGTGCCCCCAGGGACGGCCAGGGCATCGCGGGGCTCGCCCCCAAGACCAAGTTCCTCCCCGTGGCCATCTTCCAGCCCGACTACGTGGGGGACTTCTACGTGGCCCGGGGCATCGTCTGGGCCGTGAACAACGGAGCCCAAGTGCTCAACAACTCCTGGGGCGGCCTCGGCTACGGCCAACTGGTCAAGGAGGCCTTTGACTACGCCTTGGCCAACGGCGTGGTGGTGGTGGCGAGCGCCGGAAACTCCTACAAAGACGAGGTGCGCACCCCCGCGGGCTATCCCGGGATCATCGCCTCGGCCGCCGCCGACGGCAACCGCAACAAGACGGACTTCTCCACCTACGGGCGGCACATCTCCAGCGCCGCCCCCGGCTTGGACGTCCTCCTGGCCAACCCCACCTGGCTCGGGGGCGGCTACGGCCTCATCTCCGGAACGTCCTTCTCCGGCCCCTACACCGCCGCGGCGGCCGCCCTGGTGAAGGCCGCCTGCCCTGGCGCCACCCCTTATCAGGTGCGCCGTGCCTTGGAAACCACCACCTGGGAAAAGACCTTCACCCGGGAAAAGGGATGGGGCCACCTGCACGCGGGCCAGCTTGCCGAGCTCCTCTCCCAAGGCTGTGCCGCCTTGCCCGCGAAAGGCGCCGTGGTCCGGGTGAAGGTGGAGTACTTCAACGAGCGGGGCACCTTCCCTGGCCTTCTCGCCGACGTGATCCTGCGGGGGAAGGGCCTAAAGCCGGGGGATCCCACCGACCCTACCCCCGTTTACTGGGCCCGTACGGACCAAAACGGCGAGGCCTGGTTCTACGAGATCGCCCCGGGCGAGTACGATATCTACGTGGCCGGGGCGGACCTGGCCCTCACGGGCGGACCTCCCGAGGAGCGGGGCACCTTCGTGGGCACCCTGGTGGCCACCCCGGGCTCTAGCGCCTTCAGCCCCGACTCCAAGCTCGTCCGCCTCAACGCAAGCGAGGTCAACCTAAACCCCACCGATCCTTACGAACCCAACGACACCCTCTCTCAGGCCAAGCCCATCGCCTACGGCCAGACCACCCAGCTCGCCTATATCTTCGGCCAACCCCAGGACTACGACTACTTCCAGTTCACGGGAAGCGCTGGGGACACGATCAAGGCCCGCGTCTACGCTCGCTCCAGCATCGGAGGGACCCTGGACTCCTACCTCTACCTCCTGGACGAAAACGGGCAGGTCCTGGCCGAAAACGACGACATCATTTTCGGCCAAATCACCGACTCGGAGATCATCTTCACCCTGCCCCAGGACGGCACCTATTACCTTGTAGTGACCAGCTACACCATCGCCAACGGCGGTAGCGACGACAGCCCCTTCAACAAGTACCGCCTCGAGCTCCAGAAGACCAACTAAGGTCCGTAAGCACCCACCCCCCGGGCTTCCCCGGGGGGTGGTCAAGTTTCGCCTACAGGTGAATCGGCCGCTCCCACGCCGCCAGCGCCGCCTCCTTGAGGATCTCGGAGAGGGAGGGGTGGGCGTGAGGGGCGCGGCCCAAGTCCTCGGCGCTCGCCTTGAAGAAGAGGGCCAAGGCGGCCTCGGCCAGGACGTCCCCCACCCGGGCCCCGATCCCGTGCACCCCGAGGATGCGGTCCGTCTTGGCGTGGGCGAGGACCTTAATAAACCCCTCCGTCTCCCCCATGGCCCGGGCGCGGCCCGAGGCGGAGTAGGGGAACTTCCCCACCTTGTAGGGGATGCCCTGCGCCTTCAGCTCTTCCTCGGTGTAGCCCACGGCGGCGATCTCGGGGTGGGTGTAGACCACGCTGGGGATGGCCTGGTAGTCCACGTGGCCGAAGCCCCGGACCATGTGCTCCACGGCGGCGATCCCTTCCTCGCTCGCCTTGTGGGCGAGCATGGGACCCCGCACCACGTCCCCGATGGCGTAGATGTGGGGAACGCGGGTCCTCAGGTGCTCGTCCACGGGGATCCGCCCCCGCTCGTCCGTGGAAAGCCCGGCGTTCTCCAGGGAAAGCCCCTCGGTGTAGGGCCTCCGGCCCACGGCCACGAGGACCCGATCCGCCTCCAAGACCTCGCCCCCCTCAAGCTCCACCCGGGCCCCCTTGGCCTCAGGCACCACGGCAGTGACCCGCACCCCGGTGCGGATCGTGAGGCCCTGCTTCTTGAAGACCCTCTCCGCCGCCCGGGAGACCTCGAGGTCCATGGTGGGGAGGATGCGGTCCATGTACTCCAGGACGATGACCTCCGCCCCCAGGCGGTGCCAGACCACCCCGAGCTCCAGCCCGATCACCCCGCCCCCCACCACGATGAGCCTCTTCGGCACCTCGGGGAAGGAAAGGGCCTCGGTGGAGGTCACCACCCGCTCGTAGTCCACCTGGGCCCAAGGGGGGATGAGGGGGGCGCTTCCCGTGGCGATGAGGATGTAGCGGGCCTCCAGCTCCTCCCCCGTCTCCTCCACCAAAACCTTGCGCTCGGAGAGGAAGCGGGCCGTGCCCTGGTGGCGGGCGATGCCGTTCTTTTTGAAGAGGAACTCCACCCCTTGGGTGTTGGCCTGGACCACCTTGTCCTTGTGGGCCATGAGGGCGGGAAGGTCCAGCTCCACCCCCTTCACCTTGGCCCCGAGGAGGCCCTTCTTCGCCTCGTAGATGCGTTCGGTGGTCTCCAGGAGGGCCTTGGAGGGGATGCACCCCACCCTGAGGCAGGTCCCCCCTAGGGCCTTCTCCTTCTCCACCACCCCCACCTTCATCCCGAGCTGGGCCGCCCGGATGGCGGCCACGTACCCCCCGGGCCCGGCGCCGATCACCAGGAGGTCGTACACGCTACACCTCCAAAAGGAGCCGCGCCGGGTTCTCAATGAGCTCCTTCACCCGGCGGAGGAAGGTGACCGCCTCCCGTCCGTCCACGATGCGGTGGTCGTAGGAGAGGGCGAGGTACATCATGGGCCTTATGACCACCTGGCCGTCCCGAACCACGGGGCGCTCCTGGATGGCGTGCATGCCCAGGATCCCCACCTGGGGCGGGTTGAGGAGGGGGGTGGAGTTCAGGGAGCCGTAGATCCCCCCGTTGGTGATGGTGAAGGTGCCCCCCATGAGCTCCTCGGGCTTGAGCTTCTTGGTGCGGGCCCTTTCGGCGAAGTCGGCGATCTTTTGCTCAATCTCGGCGAAGGAGAGGCGGTCGGCGTCGCGGATCACGGGGACCACCAGGCCCTCGCCTCCGCCCACGGCGATGCCGATGTCGTAGTAGCGGTGGTAGACGATGTGGTTGTCCCGGATCTCGGCGTTGAGCTCGGGGATCTCCTTGAGGGCCTGGACCACGGCCTTGACGAAGAAGCTCATGAAGCCGAGCTTGACCCCGTACTTCTTCTGGAAGGCCTCGCCGAACTCCTTCCTGAGGGCGATCACCGCCGACATGTCCGCCTCGTTGAAGGTGGTGAGCATGGCCGTGGTCTGGCGGACCATGAGGAGGCGCTCGGCGATCCGGCGGCGCAAGGGCGTCATGGGCACGGCCTCGCTCACCCGCCAGGGCTTGTCGGCGGGAGGCTGCGGGGGGGTGGAGGGCGGGGGCGCGGGGCGGGAGGGGGGAGGAGGCGGCGGGGCCTCCTGGGGTTTGGCGGGGGCCCTTTCCTCCAGGTGGCGCATCACGTCCTCCTTAAGGATCCGCCCGCCGAGGCCCGTCCCCTGAACCTCTGCCGGGGAGACGCCCTTTTCCTGCATGAGGCGCTCCGCGGCGGGCATGGCCAAAGGCTCTGGGGAGGGCTCCTTGGGGGCCTCGGCGGGCGCCTGGGCCTTGGGCGCGGCCTCCGCCCTCCCCTCCTCCAGGAGGGCGATGGCCTCCCCCACCCGGGCGGTCTCCCCGGTCCTCTTCAGGATCTGCTTCAGGGTCCCGGCGAAGGGGGCGGGGAGCTCTAGGGTGGCCTTGTCGGTGATGAGCTCCACCAAGGGCTCGTCCTGGGCGAAGCTCTC of the Thermus thermophilus HB8 genome contains:
- a CDS encoding S8 family serine peptidase, producing the protein MKKPLILSALALAALLSACSQAPRPTNASPTPGLVTTSEGVRHYQGQVVVGYEDESGLQEAIRKLGAKEIARIPELKAALLEVPGDAVKASRTLKGLPGLRYAEPHLAQVTPPKDDPVELPRGRESGLIPLGNPSDQILDELPQYALDPRHLAAKAAWDRGFEGEGVVVAIIDDPADVTHPDLAPNWAGKAYDPVTDTTYTSASGWLNFIQGLNAPADLYHGTYVASTVSAPRDGQGIAGLAPKTKFLPVAIFQPDYVGDFYVARGIVWAVNNGAQVLNNSWGGLGYGQLVKEAFDYALANGVVVVASAGNSYKDEVRTPAGYPGIIASAAADGNRNKTDFSTYGRHISSAAPGLDVLLANPTWLGGGYGLISGTSFSGPYTAAAAALVKAACPGATPYQVRRALETTTWEKTFTREKGWGHLHAGQLAELLSQGCAALPAKGAVVRVKVEYFNERGTFPGLLADVILRGKGLKPGDPTDPTPVYWARTDQNGEAWFYEIAPGEYDIYVAGADLALTGGPPEERGTFVGTLVATPGSSAFSPDSKLVRLNASEVNLNPTDPYEPNDTLSQAKPIAYGQTTQLAYIFGQPQDYDYFQFTGSAGDTIKARVYARSSIGGTLDSYLYLLDENGQVLAENDDIIFGQITDSEIIFTLPQDGTYYLVVTSYTIANGGSDDSPFNKYRLELQKTN
- the lpdA gene encoding dihydrolipoyl dehydrogenase produces the protein MYDLLVIGAGPGGYVAAIRAAQLGMKVGVVEKEKALGGTCLRVGCIPSKALLETTERIYEAKKGLLGAKVKGVELDLPALMAHKDKVVQANTQGVEFLFKKNGIARHQGTARFLSERKVLVEETGEELEARYILIATGSAPLIPPWAQVDYERVVTSTEALSFPEVPKRLIVVGGGVIGLELGVVWHRLGAEVIVLEYMDRILPTMDLEVSRAAERVFKKQGLTIRTGVRVTAVVPEAKGARVELEGGEVLEADRVLVAVGRRPYTEGLSLENAGLSTDERGRIPVDEHLRTRVPHIYAIGDVVRGPMLAHKASEEGIAAVEHMVRGFGHVDYQAIPSVVYTHPEIAAVGYTEEELKAQGIPYKVGKFPYSASGRARAMGETEGFIKVLAHAKTDRILGVHGIGARVGDVLAEAALALFFKASAEDLGRAPHAHPSLSEILKEAALAAWERPIHL
- the odhB gene encoding 2-oxoglutarate dehydrogenase complex dihydrolipoyllysine-residue succinyltransferase; its protein translation is MQELKVPSVGESIVEVEIGAWLKGEGESFAQDEPLVELITDKATLELPAPFAGTLKQILKRTGETARVGEAIALLEEGRAEAAPKAQAPAEAPKEPSPEPLAMPAAERLMQEKGVSPAEVQGTGLGGRILKEDVMRHLEERAPAKPQEAPPPPPPSRPAPPPSTPPQPPADKPWRVSEAVPMTPLRRRIAERLLMVRQTTAMLTTFNEADMSAVIALRKEFGEAFQKKYGVKLGFMSFFVKAVVQALKEIPELNAEIRDNHIVYHRYYDIGIAVGGGEGLVVPVIRDADRLSFAEIEQKIADFAERARTKKLKPEELMGGTFTITNGGIYGSLNSTPLLNPPQVGILGMHAIQERPVVRDGQVVIRPMMYLALSYDHRIVDGREAVTFLRRVKELIENPARLLLEV